The DNA window AAAAGAACATCATAAATGTGAGATGTGCTAGTGCCACATACATAATTACGTACCCATAAAATAATCCCTAACATATAAGTGTTTCTACATATCCTGTATTCATGTAGTTCCATGCTATAGGTTCTTCCGTGAGGGTGATTGAGTGAGCATTCCATATCTGATGGAAATGGGAGAATTGACTTATTGGTTAAAGGTCTGGACGAATTATCTTAAAGGTGACGATGTAGAATGAAGCTACTGTTTTTAATGGTCTTAGGAGCAAGTAAAGTCAATAAATGGATCAATGATAGGAAAGACATCAATTGGAGTAGTTAGGGTCAGGTTATATGTGGTGAGGTTTTGTGTTGTACCattgatgtattttattgtcTTTTCTTATATGTGCATTATCACAATTTTGCTCTAATTTATCTTAATTCTCCAGCTACTATGACCCATATAGAGGTGTCATTGTGTATTTCCGAGTCATTGATGGGCGGATAAAGAAGGGCGACAAGATCGTCTTTATGGCTAGTCGAAAGGTGAACTGCTATCATCATTCATTAAATGTCTTTCCTTCAAGAGAAGAGTCTAGAACTTTGACatgcttaaaatatttaacGTCAAACCCAGGCACCAATTTTTGTCTTGCCGAATATGCAATCAATATGGTAAAAAGGAAGTCACCTTATAAATTCCATTGCCTTGGTTTCAAGCTTTCTTGATCCAGTGTTCTAGTTCTTCGTGTGCTCTTTAATGCTTACATTTTTagattgtttttgtttttctccCTCACCCTTCCTTTGGGATGATATCGTTCCTTCACTGAAATTGATCAATATAATCTGTGAATGCAGGAATATTATGTTGATGAAATTGGAGTGTTGTCTCCTAATCAGATGCAACTCAAAGAATTATATGCTGGCGAGGTAGAGTCTTACCCTAAAGAGgattttactgtaatattttaaaGGATCCTTAGGTAATATTCTATTGATTCAATGTTGATTGTTGAATGGTGGCTGATAAATGATAGCACTTGTTTTGTAACTTTCCCTTTAACTCATCGCcctatctttatttattttaaatttaattaccaTAAAATATCGCGAAATGCAATTTAAAAGTACAAGCCATATCTTTAGTTTTTTTCCTAGTTCATGTAATTATTATCTTTCTTTTTATGCTTTTGGTTGTATGTATATGCTATGTAGCTACTATTCATTTGCACATTGTTGGCCCACGGCTTCTTCCCTTTTTCAACTTTATATATTGCATTATTTAAGTTCCACTTTTTTCTATTATGATGAATTTCACAATTAACTTCTCATAGAgcgtattataatttttgataatttttctaCTGTCATTGTTATCCTGTGGTTTCTTAGAATTCCTACAGTTGGAAGTTCATACTAAATTTGTCTACTTATATGCATGAAGAAAAGGACAAAGAAACTTTGTCCAActaaattaagtttttatttataagaaatagTTTTTTATCTGATAAAAAATTCTCTGTTATTCACTTCGTATTTTCCAAACAGATGCCTTGTTTTTTAGAATAATGTATTCCTTACAGGTTGGGTACCTTTCCGCTTCCATAAGATCTGTTGCAGATGCGAGGGTAGGGGATACTGTCACACTATATAGCAAACCTGCTGAAAAGTCGTTACCCGGATATAAAGAAGCCACTCCAATGGTCTTCTGTGGTTTATTTCCTATCGATGCAGACCAGTATGGATCTTTATTGTAACACGTATATGGTTTTCTTGCCATCTATGTTGTATATTTTGGGATCTGATGTTTCGTTTGCATTATTACTCTTGATTGTTTTAGATTTCCTGAGTTACGAGATGCACTGGAGAAGCTGCAACTTAATGATGCTGCATTGAAGGtaagtatgatttttttttttcagattagTTAATTAAGGTGTTTAAAAGCTCAGTTCAGTTTGATTGTGTTATGACATTAATGACTAACATATTTACTTTTGGCTATTCATTTTGCAGTTTGAGCCTGAAACTTCAAGTGCCATGGGTTTTGGGTTTAGATGTGGCTTCTTGGGACTTCTGCATATGGAAATTGTTCAGGTTTGCATGCTCCTCTTTATTTTCTGGATGATATATTCACTGCAATAAAACACCTTATTTTTTCATGTGGGTTTGTTTGTTTTGAGTTTTACAGGAAAGACTTGAGAGAGAATATAATTTGACACTCATTACTACAGCTCCTAGTGTTGTATACCGGGTGAACTGTTCAAACGGTGACACTGTAATTTCTGCTTAAACCTTAACTCTTTGTATGTCCTTTACTGGGATTTATTTCTTCCTATGTCTTAAATCAAGTCCCTTTCTTGCTCTTATTGGTTTGATGATTCATTTTTGCGGGTCTAGGTTGAGTGCTCAAATCCATCTGCACTTCCAGAACAGGCGGAAAGGAAGTCTATTGAGGAGccttatgtgaaagtgtgtgattttttttttgtcaaatatcTTTAATGAAAGCTCCAAAAGTGTAATAGTTGTATTTCCTTGGGCTGTTTGTGAACAGATTGAGTTGCTAACTCCAAAGGAATATATTGGTCCACTTATGGAGCTTGCTCAAGAACGACGTGGCGAATTCAAAGAGATGAAATTTATAACTGAGATTAGAGCATCAATTCTTTACGAGTTACCTCTTGCAGAGGTAATCTTATGCAAACTTCATTTCGTTGTTGAGAGAATATaatatttcttccttttttatatatatttttgcttCTGTGGTAGTTCAAACAAGATTTTCATATGCAGATGGTAGGAGATTTTTTTGATCAATTGAAGTCACGGAGTAAAGGTTACGCCAGTATGGAGTACTCGTTTCTGGGGTAGGtctaaacaaattatttgtattaaaggCTCAATTGATGTTCATCTGAGAAGATTGCTTTATTAGTAGCCTAATGCCTGTTATTGTTTGGATTTATATGTTGAAGCTGTAGCTCCACCTTTATACTTTCATCCATTAGggactatttaattatatagaagAACTTCATTAAAAAAACTACTATCTGCAAAGCTCGCTCCAATAGTATAAATACAACAACAAACaaaaactagaaaataacaCGTGAAAAAATATACCCGCGTGTTTTCCCAAATTCGATGGGGGCGGACAAACCCTCATTGAAGACACAATTGTTTCTTTCCAACTAGATATTCCATTTAATGACGAGAACATCCATTTAGGGATATTACTAGTCTAAGAATTCACATTCAGAGATTAATTCGTTTTAAACCCCTTGTATATACACACAGGTACAGGGAAAGCAACTTAATAAAACTTGATATTCAGATCAATGGAGATCCTGTGGAACCTTTGTCAACAATTGTCCACAAAGATAAGGTAATCTATAAAATTATCTGTTCTGTATtcagttttttttcttcaattagatacaatataagaaatatatggAAACTATTGCATCAATATccttattaatttcttaatggttaagaattttagaaaaaaaaatcgttCTGTTATTTTGACTGTTGTACGCAATCTGGTTGTATTTGGGTAGTTATGCAGTCCAATAGTAGCAACTTCACATTACCGTCCATTCTTGTTTATATGATTTGCTTGTAGCTGGATATTTAAATGTAATGGCTAGAATTGAATGGAAGAACAAAGTGCCATGATCTGAAGTTCTCTCCCTCATTAAGAGTTATAGTTTTTCACTTCTCATATAATTGTTTTGCTTCTCATATTgagattattttaaacttaattttctgATTTTGTATAGTTTAGCATGTTTGGAAGCTggtaaatttatatgtttttattgttatcattgagtttgtaaaaataaaaaatttcctAGTTCGCTGctattaactttattttgaatGCAAAGATGTTCTTCACTGAGAAAGCATCATCATCTTTATTTTGAATGACAAATAACTTTGTACATGACAAGTTGTTTTCAAACAAGAAGCTGCTTCTCTTTCAGCCTCCAAATCGGATAAATGTTCTAATTGACAAAGTTTTGAAACTGATATGAACCGCCGCCATTCAGGCATATGGTGTAGGGAGGGCTTTGACTCAGAAGCTAAAAGAGCTTATTCCCAGGCAAATGTTCAAAGTGCCTATCCAGGTAAATTTACATGCTATAGATTGGTTATTTCCTTCAATTCTAAAACACTCGGTCGGTTATATCTTCGTTTCCTGCATATTCTGATTTGTTCAGTTATTATTATGTTCTTAATCATTGACAGGCATGCATAGGAAGTAAAGTCATAGCTAGTGAAGCCTTGTCTGCAATAAGGAAAGACGTTCTAGCCAAATGCTATGGTAAGATTGAGGAATGTTTGTTAATCTGAAATACCAGAAAACATCGCAAAACAAAATGAAAGTTGATGACATTTATCCTATTATGTCGAAGTCTCAATCTCGTTTTTACTTATTCTGTAGGTGGAGACATAACAAGGAAAAAGAAACTGTTGAGGAAACAAGTAAAGAAGCTTTCTTTAACTTCTTATTTTAGCACTTTCAAAATGTTTCGATTTGatgtttttctaataaaaaattctCTTCAGGCTGAAGGAAAGAAGCGAATGAAGTCAATTGGTAAAGTCGATGTCCCTCAAGAAGCTTTCATGGCTGTATTAAAGCTAGAAAAAGAGGTGTTGTAAGCATTATATCTGAACTggtattgttatttttattgcGGAAATCTTTCGCAATTCTTTGAAAAGAAATGCGTTATTCTTTCCTTCAAAATATCTGATGTATGAAATTGGCGTGTATCTATTCTTGCTTCGACTAATGTTGTCCCAAAACTGTGAGAATTCGATGAGCAATATAATGTTTTTCTTCTCCACTTGTTCTTCCTTTTAAACTGTCAATCCTAGTAAGTCTATTAATGGTCCACACAGATGTAGAAGATTATGCGAAACCTGCTTCTTCAGGTGGAACCCTAGGTTGATGAATTTATCTGAATGCTAcaaagttttttataatttttttatgtagtTCGTGTGTGAAAACTCATGATCACGAGAACATGAGTTATTGTGTTCTACTGCTGCTACGAGTCTCCAAGAATGCATAAAAAAGATATTAGGTTTGCATCTCCATAGATCATTTGAAACTTGACTTTAGATGCTTTGTAGATAAAATGTAGAtatcaaccaatcaaattacttaaatctgccaaatatatatttgaaatcatGATGTTTCTGAACAATACAATATCAGAAAGCTGAAAGACAGAACACATTAGAGAAAAGCCTTTATTAAAATTTACACCAATCCAAAAACTAACCTGTCTTGGAATGAGGCCTATACACctttaagaaaaagaaagaaaaaaaataaaatcctagTGCTTGGAAATCgacttctttcttcccatttatatttttctataaggAAAGTAGaagtaaaaaaaagagaaatggcTATTTATGAATTATGCTCGGTTCCAATTGCAAAGATTTTCCCATATATTGGTGTTCATGTTGAAAGAATACAACCCCATCTCCTTGATCTTCCACATACACCTCTTCCTGCACCTCCTCTGATCTCGATCAGCCTCATACGCATGGCAGGACCCCGTAACCATCGGCTGTCCCCACTGCAAGTCGCACCAAAAGAGTGTCGTGTCCCAAATGTTGTTGCGAAATGTCCACTCGTAAGTTCCATTGTACACAATTTGGTGCACTCCTAAATCGTTGTCCTTTGATTTGCAATGAACCGTTAAGTCATTACCAGATGCCAATTCATTTGTCAGATAAACGTGAACCTTCTCCAACAGAATACCCGAGACCACCTTGGTTTGGCCGCAACCAAACAAGACCATGATCGCGACAACAAGAACAATTGCCCATGTGGCTCTCGGCTTCATTTCATTTTGACTCATTTTCTCTTTAGTGACTATGAACCTCTTTGTGAACTTGTGTGTATAAAACACAACTAGctatatataaatcaattaatgGGTGACATTCATAATCATAATATCTGAAGAATCCTTAATTTCCTAAAGAAATTGGgataattataagaatatatgagagtatattatagttttgatttgaagttaattagatatttaaaacttatcATAATTAAACGTGTGCTTATAATGTTGTTGATTTTATGAGtatgtatattatttaattcattaacaaaattattgttttgtGTGTGAATGAAATAAGTTggatatcaaatataataatgtatCTGATTCTCTGAAATAAATCACCACATTATTTAAAGAAAGAATCACATTTtgtacaaaatgaaaatatgtatATCTTTTAGAAACTACATGATTAACCAGACTTTTAAAccatttcttaaaataaattgatgatttttctaatATTCAACAACTATAGTTACAAATTTATTGAAAagtgtttaaataaattgagaaaAGAATAATCAGATTTGTAATGTCTTAGGCCTCTTCTCATGAATACAAATCTTTATCAGTTTGACCCAAAATTTGGTTTATGATActaattatctaaataatttattatataaatattttacaatctcaaaatatgtttttaaaaaattatccaatcctaaaataaacaaactcattaatattaaattttgattcatatgaattatttcaatgttttttttaaagggTTGACTTTTGtcctaaaaaaaaatttagagaacactcgctaacaaaataaaattaataccaacattaataaactaaatatactaaaataactttattttatttattaacattttaaaatatgtcatgGGTTTTTTccacttaaaacgttttaactTAAAtcttaagttaaaataaatattatggttATGAGTCGTATTAACCTccgttattaaaaaaatattaacattttaaaatattaatttcttttaattaacttatccAAATATCTCCTTTTTACCTCCAATAAGTCCTTTTAAATCCCTATTTAAGAACATTTACTAGTAGTGACTGTAATTTTTATACACTGTCATGTATATATCATCCTTTTTCTAGTACTGTTTGACATTAAGGTTATAGAACATAATCAATCTTGGCATGTTAATTTAACCATAGAGCATGTTTTTTCTCATCTTATCATGTTAATTTGACCAAACAGCTTGAATTTTCTCATTGGTTTTAACTTTTAAACATATGTTGAGCTTAAGGTGGGAGACAAAGACAACATCATACATATGCtttttcaaactcaaatttaaaGATTTAACAACAAAAACAGATAAAAGATCTCTGAACATTTATTAAGATACCATGGAGAGTTTGTTTTAGTGCTCATATCTAAACAACTATTTAAATCAATTGAGAAGAGCAAATGCCATGAATAATAGAATGTATTGTTACAATACAAACTCAACATACCCAGGTATGAATCCTCGAACAAATCAGAATCATCTGCTTGTATGTTACATCCAAGTTCGCTAAAGTCGAGCCGAATCAGTCTCATACTTGCTGTATTCATAAAAATCAAGTAATTTTGGCGATAccaaatgacaaaaaaaaatctaaccaTCTTTCAAGTCAGAACTCTGTTATAATCATTCTGTTGTTGGCCAACATCCTTGTCAGATTCATGAGATGTCGAATCAATAACCTTCACAGGATCGCACTCATTATTGTCTGTTGCATCGCAAAAATGCGATCCAACAACTTCACAGGATGGTGCATAACAAAGGGATTCGTCCACAACCGAATGATACTCGCTATTTTCTGCATAACATAGCGATTCTGTATGATCAACCTCCATTCCTGTCAGATACAACTGGGAATGGTCCTCTTCTGCCAAGGCATTGTATTGTTGATCATCGTTATCATTTTTTCGTTTACGTTTTCCAATTCCTTTCCTTCTTACCCTCTCCTTCCCCCTTATTCTCTTGTTCCCAAGTTCGTTCTCCGACTTGACCAAACATATGGACGCCGCAGCTCCAACCTGGTCAGTCAAACGCTCTTGAGCTATGTACCTGATTCTTGTAATAGACTGAATTTGCTCTTCATCCATCCCATGAGTGTTAATTGTATCTGCTAAATGAGCAATCTCCCTCAATGCAGAATCCTGCCACACCAGATTGAATTAATCTATAAccaatttttagaaaatgtaaaagtttattattcgaatttttttaccattttatgGAATTCCGATGAAATAGGAACAGGCCGCCCAACAACCCTTCTCGTGATTCTCATGTACCATGACATGTATTCACTTTCATCTGCATCATCAACGCCTTCCACTAAATGAAGCCTTCGATCCGACCATTCGTTAAGTTCCAATTCCATTTTACCCGACAAGTTTACTCCCCCGTCGACTCCTCTGGTTTTCCTCTCCCATCGTGTAACTTCTCTGGGTATCGGTTGAGGCATATCAAATTGCCTTAAGCAACGGTCAGGGAGATGCCTTTCGGCCTTGTCAAAACATATTAACATTGTCCTTGATCTCCCAATGAtcataatattcttaatttcttctGGAACAATGGTGAGATTAAGGTTTCTGTAAGGACACCATTCAACCTGTACGTTAAAACGAGATTATTAGCAATATTAATCCTTTTCTAAATGATAAATGCAAAGATCAATGAATCGAAATGGTACTTACATCGGAAGCGCTTAGACAGTCAAACGCTTTACGATAGAAGGCTACATCACGGTTTGCTATTGGACTACTTTGTTTGCCTTTCCATCTAAGTACGAATGGAAAACAATGGTGCAACGGGTCATGGTTAAGCTTCGGCCTTCCAACATTTAAGTGATAGTAACTCCAACACtacaaaaagaaaatgataacaAGACATAAGAGAGAATTCATctacattttttctttaaagatGGATAAAACTCATTTCATTGATCCATTTAATCGTGAAGATCGCAACCATGGTAAAAACCCATAAAAAACAGTTCAATTCAAGTTATCAggattacattaaaaaaaagaaaaaacctGAAGCAATGTTAAGCAGCCACTAACGGTGCTCTGAGAATTAAGAGAGGCGTTTCCAAGTGCTCTATACAAGAAAGACAAAGCAGCTGCACCCCAAGCATATTTTCCAGCTTCATCGAAATTCTCAAACAATGGCAGGTACATAACGGGTACTTTATTACCAGTAGTAGTGGAAAATATCGTACTACCAACAAGGTAAAGAAGGTATGCACGTGTATATCGTTCAACATCTTCGAAATTTGCATCCTCTGGACAATGAGAGAATGTCTCTTTAAGCCAACTAAGTTTCACCATACCACCACTTGTATAACCAGAGTCCGGTGCTTTTCCTAGATATTTAACACATACTGCTTCGCAAGCTGTGTAAGTAACTCCTATTACCGGTTCACCATCAATGGCTAGTCCAATCAAGAAAGCAACATCTTCAAGAGTCACAGTCATTTCCCCAACCGTGAAATGAAAAGTGTTTGTTTCTCTCCTCCATCTCTCAACTAATGCCGATATTAGAGGATTATCTAAACTAATAGCTGGAATTAGCCTCAAATAGCCAAACCCTGCCTTCTTTACCAACTCAACCTGTTTCTCAGTGAGCTTCCATTGGTTAAGCTTTGAAGTGTGTTCATGACATCTAAGTGCACCTCGCTCCTGTTATCATACCATCATTAGTTTTCAGATGATAATCAAGAGTATATAACATATCTATGATTGAAACTGCACCTGCCCATCCCATACTGCAGATGAAACATGTTTATCCTGATCGTATAATACAGAATCATCAAGAGGGCCTGAACTGGTAGTAGAGTAGTAGTCCACCATTACTACAGTTAAACATTGTAAAACTCTAAGAAGAATGCACGAAAAAGATTATACAGTTGAATAACACCTGTAATCACTAACCTAGGAGATGATATTAGCTAGTGGGATTGCAAACTGTTGTAGAGTTAATCACTTCTATGACATTGTGACTCCCATACTTTgccctttttcttcttcttcttcctgtttTCGTAAATGAAGGATTAAACTGCTCCAGACCAAACTCTCCTCTCAGAGAGAAAGAGACAGACAGGAATCCAAGTCCTCAGGTTTACCTGTAAAATTCCATACAAAAATTCATCTGACAGATAgcacaaatcaaacaaattacggAAAGATTGAGTATTTTGTTGAATACCAATTTACCCAATTCATAAATCTATCTAATCGAAACAAATTAACGATAAATACACTCGTGCGCAAACTGGAAGAAGAATCGGAGTAAAGACGCTAGGGCAGAAACTGGATATTGCGGCATTGAAGTTTTGTATAACATCAATATAATCTATAGATACAGAGACAGCTGATAAATgtaaaagagagaaagaaaccTCCGAATTTGACCTTACTCCCAATCAACAGCAGCAATCAGAGAAAGAACACAACCAAAGTTAACACTTTGGGCGAATCGGATTATAACccacatacatacatacatactcAAATCAACccaatttattctttatattacTCACTTTAATAACCAAACCAATTGTCACTTTTtactcaatattattatttttcaacttttcTCACCACCAATATTATATCTGTTTTTTAATTATGGTAAGACCAACTTAATTTTGAAttcagaaattaaaaaaaaattaatttacattaaaaaaattatttggtgtGATTGAGATTTTTCAAACCTTACAATTTGAAGCTACCTCCTTAcggttaaaattatacaaaaacgaGATTTTGTATCCAAATTCATGTTGTGGCTGTGGAAGCGGGGGCCACCGCAACTATCTGCGTCGAGTGTGTCGATTGAAAGAGGAGGGGAGACAATTCAAATGCCAACGCAGAAATAGAAAGAGTCGTACCGTTCAAAGTCAAATTATTCTAAGATCCATTGCTCGATTTTGCTCCCtttccttatttattttataatagagTTGGTTATCTTTGTGGCATCGATTGTACAAGTTCGTGAAGAGGGCTGGACGAGTAGAATGAGGGAGAGTGGCTCGGTCGACAAAAAAGAAGAGTAGCCCCCTAGAACCTGGCACAGAACCCGCCCACGGACCATAATTCTGATCCCACATGTACTCGAAAAATGAGGGCTCGCTGCCCCCTGAACGAGAAGGCTGTCGGCGGTTTCATAAAGATCCGGGAGTGATGTTGAATTCGCAGTCATTGAACTTCCTCCAAAGATATTCCAACAAGACCAAGAGCAGCGGATTCTATAACACCGGATTTGCGGCATCAGCCTATTCTCTTCTTGAGACACCTTCCGGAAGGATAAGTAAACCTTGCCTCTGATTCTAATAGGGTCTTAACGGTTTCAAACgttgttaacttattatctaaatgatatttataaataaataatagatttaTACAAGTAATTTAACTACAGAAAATTGAGACTTTTGACTCTTCTTAACCGAATTTCAGAGAATTGGTAGTCAAAATCGTCAATCGATGAAATTTggtaattaaattagtgacattattattatttatttatttacaagtGTTACGTAGATAAAAAGTTAACGAAATTTAAAACCGTTAAGTCAAAATCTCGTATTGTATAACTTTAACCATAAATAGTCTTAAATTGAGaggtttaaaaaaaaggtaagaAACTCACCATTGACcccaataaaaaataacaatttaactacTCAAAATGATTTCGACACATATTAATCATACCGTTATTAGAAgttaataagttatttaatcACAAAGCTTAAACattgaaatattaatagaacgatttttttttaaagaaattaattttcattaattcaagCTTGTCCTCTCGCGCGCAGAAGATTCACATTGTTGTGAATCAAAGTGAGGACAATTTGACCTGAACCTTTTGGTAAGGGGAGGCTTTTCTGTTGTGGGATTGGATTGATTGGTGTAAAAAGTTTAGGAAGCGAGCTCAACTTTAAGGGTGCATTTTCTCTCTAGCGCTTGAAAAAATTGTTCATGGTCGTCTATTTGGATAGACGGGGTTGGTGCCCCTGTATGGAAGGCTTAGAGAGAGTAGAAGTTCTCTcgaaaagaatattatttactatgATGAAATTAATCAAAGTACCCCTCAAGTTCAAAAGTATAATCCCTTCTCTTATGAAATTTCTAATTTGATTGAGGGAGTTCTAACTATACTTGTAACATAAGTCAAAGGAAGTTATTGTCACAAAGTAAGAAAGAAAAGGGAGGATAAAGAGCATCCAACGAAAAATAGCCTTTCATTCCCTTGTTTCGTCGTGGCACACCCCCCAAAACACCCCAGCTCATGGAGCCAAAATTTCTCTTACCCGGAGACCGATGCTTACAACAATAGGATTGTGGCTTGATCCTACCGCTTTAGAAATAACATCATTTGAGAAAGGTTGACTTAAGTGGTCAATATCCTCTTTCGTTAATTGGATGCGGAGTCAAGAGGATTGCAACTTAGAATGTTATAGAATGGTCGACTTCCCCACTACTAATGATGAACCCCCCATCCCATCATCACTCTCAGCCTTTGAGCATTCTTCTGAGCACCATCTAAATTTTAGTCCTCTTGTGGGATTGGATTGATCGGTGCAGAAAGCTG is part of the Impatiens glandulifera chromosome 1, dImpGla2.1, whole genome shotgun sequence genome and encodes:
- the LOC124921949 gene encoding self-incompatibility protein S1-like, encoding MSQNEMKPRATWAIVLVVAIMVLFGCGQTKVVSGILLEKVHVYLTNELASGNDLTVHCKSKDNDLGVHQIVYNGTYEWTFRNNIWDTTLFWCDLQWGQPMVTGSCHAYEADRDQRRCRKRCMWKIKEMGLYSFNMNTNIWENLCNWNRA
- the LOC124921104 gene encoding protein MAIN-LIKE 2-like, translated to MVDYYSTTSSGPLDDSVLYDQDKHVSSAVWDGQERGALRCHEHTSKLNQWKLTEKQVELVKKAGFGYLRLIPAISLDNPLISALVERWRRETNTFHFTVGEMTVTLEDVAFLIGLAIDGEPVIGVTYTACEAVCVKYLGKAPDSGYTSGGMVKLSWLKETFSHCPEDANFEDVERYTRAYLLYLVGSTIFSTTTGNKVPVMYLPLFENFDEAGKYAWGAAALSFLYRALGNASLNSQSTVSGCLTLLQCWSYYHLNVGRPKLNHDPLHHCFPFVLRWKGKQSSPIANRDVAFYRKAFDCLSASDVEWCPYRNLNLTIVPEEIKNIMIIGRSRTMLICFDKAERHLPDRCLRQFDMPQPIPREVTRWERKTRGVDGGVNLSGKMELELNEWSDRRLHLVEGVDDADESEYMSWYMRITRRVVGRPVPISSEFHKMDSALREIAHLADTINTHGMDEEQIQSITRIRYIAQERLTDQVGAAASICLVKSENELGNKRIRGKERVRRKGIGKRKRKNDNDDQQYNALAEEDHSQLYLTGMEVDHTESLCYAENSEYHSVVDESLCYAPSCEVVGSHFCDATDNNECDPVKVIDSTSHESDKDVGQQQNDYNRVLT
- the LOC124919085 gene encoding translation factor GUF1 homolog, chloroplastic yields the protein MATAFHHHHLKPLLSEKLPDQRNSPSPRYYTTSSSSSSSLSLLRTPPPSCKYCLPSIFKQKNVTSKRRQTSRISCQTTADMQSKEGSDVELVSTVGRDRLLKVPISNIRNFCIIAHIDHGKSTLADKLLQTTGTVQQRDMKEQFLDNMDLERERGITIKLQAARMRFMYNNEAYCLNLIDTPGHVDFSYEVSRSLAACEGALLVVDASQGVEAQTLANVYLALESNLEIIPVLNKIDLPGADPTRVAQEIEEIVGLDCSNAIHCSAKEGIGIAEILNAIVEKIPPPKETADKPLRALIFDSYYDPYRGVIVYFRVIDGRIKKGDKIVFMASRKEYYVDEIGVLSPNQMQLKELYAGEVGYLSASIRSVADARVGDTVTLYSKPAEKSLPGYKEATPMVFCGLFPIDADQFPELRDALEKLQLNDAALKFEPETSSAMGFGFRCGFLGLLHMEIVQERLEREYNLTLITTAPSVVYRVNCSNGDTVECSNPSALPEQAERKSIEEPYVKIELLTPKEYIGPLMELAQERRGEFKEMKFITEIRASILYELPLAEMVGDFFDQLKSRSKGYASMEYSFLGYRESNLIKLDIQINGDPVEPLSTIVHKDKAYGVGRALTQKLKELIPRQMFKVPIQACIGSKVIASEALSAIRKDVLAKCYGGDITRKKKLLRKQAEGKKRMKSIGKVDVPQEAFMAVLKLEKEVL